The following coding sequences lie in one Sesamum indicum cultivar Zhongzhi No. 13 linkage group LG9, S_indicum_v1.0, whole genome shotgun sequence genomic window:
- the LOC105170310 gene encoding fasciclin-like arabinogalactan protein 11 has translation MDNIHFSLPLLTTLLLLLLRSSTTLAQTPAPGPSGPTNITKILEKAGQFTTLIRLFQITQVGDQINTQLNNSNQGLTLFAPTDNAFSSLQAGTLNSLSDQQKVSLVQFHILPTFLSMSQFQTVSNPLRTQAGDSAAGEYPLNVTTASNQVNISTGVDDATVANTIYTDGQLAVYQVDKVLLPLKIFGTPSPAAAPAPAAPKATKKKSGADDSPVAGGDSPADSSGGVGRGMHEGVGIIAVMLAITFNL, from the coding sequence ATGGACAACATCCATTTCTCTCTACCATTACTCACTacactcctcctcctcctcctccgaTCCTCCACAACCCTAGCTCAAACGCCGGCCCCCGGCCCGTCGGGTCCTACCAACATAACCAAGATCCTCGAGAAGGCTGGCCAGTTCACCACCCTCATCCGTCTCTTCCAGATCACCCAAGTCGGCGATCAGATCAATACCCAACTCAACAACTCCAACCAGGGCCTCACCCTTTTCGCCCCCACCGACAACGCCTTCTCTTCCCTCCAGGCCGGAACCCTCAACTCCTTATCCGACCAGCAGAAGGTCTCATTGGTTCAGTTCCACATCCTCCCCACTTTCCTCTCAATGTCTCAGTTCCAAACCGTCAGCAACCCTCTCAGGACTCAGGCCGGGGACAGCGCAGCCGGGGAGTACCCGCTCAACGTCACCACCGCCAGCAACCAGGTTAACATCTCCACTGGGGTGGATGACGCCACGGTTGCTAACACCATCTATACGGACGGGCAACTGGCGGTTTACCAGGTGGACAAAGTGCTTCTTCCTTTGAAAATCTTTGGCACGCCATCGCCGGCCGCGGCCCCGGCCCCAGCGGCGCCTAAGGCTACCAAGAAGAAGTCGGGGGCGGATGATAGCCCAGTGGCTGGCGGCGATTCTCCGGCGGATTCGTCCGGTGGAGTTGGGCGTGGCATGCACGAGGGAGTTGGAATCATAGCAGTGATGTTGgcaattacatttaatttgtGA
- the LOC105170311 gene encoding protein indeterminate-domain 9 gives MMSDDGLSSVPPSIRGGGGGGGGFIQDPNLANPSNNINPNPNSNPSKRKRSLPGTPDPDAEVIALSPKSLMATNRFICEICNKGFQRDQNLQLHRRGHNLPWKLKQRTNKEVKKKVYICPEKTCVHHDPSRALGDLTGIKKHFSRKHGEKKWKCEKCSKKYAVQSDWKAHSKICGTREYKCDCGTLFSRKDSFITHRAFCDALAEESARFTPVPSANLSFRNELMNGGLNSLQNPGSSQFSGIFRPELGGGLESGNHHQLNLDLQKPRLPLWLDNANSHHHPHLNNIGNPGSSNANFQLASSSSSSLPELVQMATQNQWFSRGQQEATFAGGNINANNSTSSSAIPRVLKEEQENKGNLSEAISSLYYSNNHDTSNPPSAPMSATALLQKAAQMGSTRSSNSPIFGTGFGLMSSSFSNLGNFSSLNQTRNVEVNQNLDKADHQNLNGLQADPGLLLGDIDSSPLTPIPNSGKQSQSSGIEAESSLTRDFLGVGGNHENRQFLQENELAKFASIGSAMDMSSHYRRN, from the exons ATGATGTCTGATGATGGGCTTTCTTCAGTTCCTCCATCCAttagaggaggaggaggaggaggaggagggttCATTCAAGATCCAAACCTTGCCAACCcttctaataatattaatccAAACCCTAATTCAAATCCATCCAAGAGGAAAAGAAGTCTTCCAGGAACACCAG ATCCAGATGCTGAAGTGATAGCACTGTCCCCAAAGTCCCTGATGGCAACAAACAGATTCATCTGTGAAATCTGCAACAAGGGTTTTCAGAGGGACCAGAATTTGCAGCTTCACAGGAGAGGCCACAATCTTCCATGGAAGCTCAAGCAAAGAACCAACAAAGAAGTGAAGAAGAAGGTTTACATTTGCCCTGAGAAAACATGCGTCCACCATGACCCTTCAAGGGCACTTGGGGATTTGACAGGAATCAAGAAGCACTTCAGCAGAAAACATGGTGAAAAGAAATGGAAGTGTGAGAAATGTTCAAAGAAGTATGCCGTCCAGTCTGATTGGAAAGCCCACAGCAAGATTTGTGGAACTAGAGAGTATAAATGCGACTGTGGAACTCTCTTCTCCAG AAAGGATAGCTTCATCACACATAGAGCCTTCTGTGATGCACTAGCAGAAGAAAGTGCGAGGTTTACTCCAGTCCCGTCTGCAAATTTGAGCTTCAGAAATGAATTGATGAATGGTGGGCTGAACAGCCTTCAAAATCCTGGAAGTTCCCAGTTTTCAGGAATCTTCAGGCCAGAACTTGGAGGAGGATTAGAATCAGGAAACCATCATCAGCTCAACCTGGATTTGCAAAAGCCCAGGCTTCCACTGTGGCTAGACAATGCAAattctcatcatcatcctcatctTAACAACATTGGAAATCCAGGTTCTTCCAACGCTAATTTCCAGCTAGCCTCATCAAGTTCGTCCAGCTTGCCTGAATTGGTTCAAATGGCTACACAGAATCAATGGTTCAGTAGAGGACAACAAGAGGCAACCTTTGCTGGTGGGAACATTAATGCTAATAATTCAACATCATCATCTGCAATTCCGAGAGTGCTGAAAGaggaacaagaaaacaaaggaAACCTATCCGAAGCAATAAGTTCACTTTACTACAGCAACAACCATGATACAAGCAATCCACCATCAGCTCCCATGTCCGCTACTGCACTGCTGCAAAAAGCAGCTCAAATGGGCTCAACCAGGAGCAGCAACTCTCCAATTTTCGGCACTGGTTTCGGGCTCATGAGCTCGTCTTTCTCAAATCTTGGAAATTTCAGTTCTTTGAACCAAACCCGGAATGTTGAAGTCAACCAGAATCTTGATAAAGCTGATCATCAAAACCTGAATGGGCTACAAGCTGACCCTGGATTGTTGCTAGGAGACATTGATTCGAGCCCACTAACCCCAATCCCAAACAGCGGGAAACAAAGCCAATCGAGCGGGATTGAAGCTGAAAGCAGCCTCACCAGGGATTTTCTTGGAGTGGGAGGGAATCATGAAAACAGGCAGTTCTTGCAAGAAAACGAGCTGGCGAAGTTTGCTTCAATTGGGTCAGCGATGGACATGAGCAGCCATTACAGGAGAAATTAA